Below is a window of Rhodoglobus vestalii DNA.
ATCAGTTTTCGGGGGGACAGAAGCAGCGCGTGGTTATTGCTATGGCTCTTGTTCTCGAGCCTGAGCTCATTGTTGCTGACGAGCCAACCACTGCGTTGGATGTCACGGTTCAGGCCGAAATTCTGGATTTACTTCGGCGGTGTCGTGACGAGTTCGGTGCTGCGATCATCCTGATCACCCACAATATGGGGATTGTGGCAGACCTTTCTGACCGGGTTGCCGTGATGTATGAGGGCAAACTGGTGGAAGAGGCGCCCGCTCAGCAGTTGTTTGATTCAGCTAAGCACCCGTACACCCAGAAGCTGCTCGCTGCGGTCCCGCGCATTGGCACCGGTGCTGCGCGCGCAGCGGCTCGAGTTGTTGACCGTGCAGAGGCCGGAGGCGAAACGAACGTGGAGCCTGTTGTGGTTGCAACCGACCTTGAGATCTCGTTCCCCGGCCGATTCGGAAAGCCACCCTTTCGAGCTGTCGATCGCGTTAGTTTCAGCATTTCTCCCGGGGAGGTTCTTGGCCTTGTGGGGGAGAGCGGATCGGGTAAGACCACAATCGGTCGTGCCATTGGGGGGCTCAACAAGGTCACCGGTGGTTCGCTTCAGGTTCTCGGTCACGAGATGCTGGGGTTCAAGGAGCGAAAATTTCGACCGGTTCGTGGTGAAATCGGGTTCGTATTTCAGGATCCGGCATCCAGCTTTAACCCGCTACTGACAATTGCGGAGTGCGTTGCGGAACCCCTAATCGTGCATCACCAGGCCAAGGATGCCAAGGATGCCCGTGGTCGGGTTAACGAGCTGCTCGAGGCAGTTCAGCTGCCTCGAACGTTTGCTGACCGGTATCCGCACGAGTTGAGTGGCGGCCAACGCCAACGTGCCAGTCTTGCCCGCTCGCTAGCATTGGGTCCGCGATTGCTGATCGCCGACGAGCCGACCAGCGCACTCGATGTGTCTGTGCAGGCGAAAGTTCTCGAACTTTTCGCTGAGCTGCAGCGCGATTTGGGATTCGCAGCCCTGTTCATCAGCCACGATCTCGCGGTGGTGGATATGCTGTCTGACCGCATTGCGGTGCTATACAAAGGACAATTGGTCGAAGAGGGTGTGGGTTCGGATGTGCTCGGAAACCCGCAGCATCCATACACCCAACGTTTGCTCGCATCGCTGCCCGTGCCCGATCCACGCGAACAAGCAGGGCGACGCGAAGCGCTCCGGTTGCTGACTGCCGTAGATTAATGAGGTGACCTCTTCTCGACCAACAGTGAGCGCCCGTGACTTGTCACTGCGCTATCCCTCGCGCAATCCAGAAACACGATCCGTTGCGGTGAATGGTCTCAGTTTTGACATTGCCGAAGGTGAAGTCCTGACGGTGGTTGGTGAGAGCGGGTCTGGCAAGAGCACTCTCGCTAAAGCGGTGGCGCTCCAGGCGGAGACCGGTGCCTACGGTTCGCCACTCTTTAGTGGTGGTCTGTTGAGCGTGATGGGGGTCGAATTGAGGTCAGTGAGTCGACGCAAACGGGACCGTTTGAGTCTCAGGGTCGGCTATTTGCCCCAAGACGCAGGAACCCACCTGAATGGCCGGCTTACTATTGGCGAGAACATTGCCGAACCCATTTTTGTGCGCGATCGTCGGTTCAATCAGCGTGAGGCAGCGGAGGCGGTCGCGACGCTGATTGATACGGTTCGGTTGCCGCTGGCCACAATGAACCGCTACCCG
It encodes the following:
- a CDS encoding ABC transporter ATP-binding protein, which encodes MSNIVEITNLEVTFATDGGDVKAVDDVSLTLAPGEVLAIVGESGSGKSVTAKSVLGLLPETAVSRGAIVLNGKDVIGMSGKRLRELRGVDVAMVFQEPSLALNPVFTVGWQIAEGLRAHGKVSKKQARVKAIEILSKVGIPEPEKRVDYYPHQFSGGQKQRVVIAMALVLEPELIVADEPTTALDVTVQAEILDLLRRCRDEFGAAIILITHNMGIVADLSDRVAVMYEGKLVEEAPAQQLFDSAKHPYTQKLLAAVPRIGTGAARAAARVVDRAEAGGETNVEPVVVATDLEISFPGRFGKPPFRAVDRVSFSISPGEVLGLVGESGSGKTTIGRAIGGLNKVTGGSLQVLGHEMLGFKERKFRPVRGEIGFVFQDPASSFNPLLTIAECVAEPLIVHHQAKDAKDARGRVNELLEAVQLPRTFADRYPHELSGGQRQRASLARSLALGPRLLIADEPTSALDVSVQAKVLELFAELQRDLGFAALFISHDLAVVDMLSDRIAVLYKGQLVEEGVGSDVLGNPQHPYTQRLLASLPVPDPREQAGRREALRLLTAVD
- a CDS encoding ATP-binding cassette domain-containing protein, which translates into the protein MTSSRPTVSARDLSLRYPSRNPETRSVAVNGLSFDIAEGEVLTVVGESGSGKSTLAKAVALQAETGAYGSPLFSGGLLSVMGVELRSVSRRKRDRLSLRVGYLPQDAGTHLNGRLTIGENIAEPIFVRDRRFNQREAAEAVATLIDTVRLPLATMNRYPYELSKGQRQRVAIARSMILEPQLLVADDPTAGIDINARAAILDLIVGLQKERAFSALLVTADLAAVRRISTNVAVMHRGIVVGIGELDEVLSDPWHPYVQGLAHSLAELHREQH